The genomic DNA ATTCTGAACTGGAACCCCAACTCTTTTCATCAGCTTAACATCTGAATGACATTTATCACATGTCCCAACGACATTTTTAGGATTTAAACTTGACCTCGGATCTTCCGGCGGTAAAATATCATGCTCACGATGACAGTCCGAACAAACAGCTGAGCTCAATTCGCCCTTTTGAATCCCAGCCCAGTGAATTGAATTATAATATTCTTCTTTTACAGTTTCATGACACCTTCCACAAAGTTCAGGTATCCTCGTTTTATAAACACTTGAATTAGGGTCCTCTGGTTTTCTCACATAATGAACCGTATGACAATCTTTACAATCAGGGGCATTTTTACCCTTTGCAAGGGCTTTCGCATGAACGCTCTCTTTATACTTCTCTGGTTTAGCCGTGACAGGTGCTCCAACCACATTCCCCTCAAAATGACACTGCAAGCAATGAATCCTTTGTGGCTTTGTTAAATGAGGTATCACACGAACATCAACATGACATGAGACACAGGCAAATTTGCTATGAACCGAAGCTTCAAAATCTTCTTTTGAAACATAAAGTGATTTAAATTTCCCATGTTCAACGATTCCGAAATTCTTAACACCATGACAAACAAAACAACGCTCATTTCTAAGCTGCGCACTTGTCTGAGATACCGCGAACAAAAAAATCGCAAAATATAAAAATCTCCTCATTTCCCATATCCCTTATTTTTTAT from Candidatus Kryptobacter tengchongensis includes the following:
- a CDS encoding Tetraheme cytochrome c subunit of nitrate or TMAO reductase, whose protein sequence is MRRFLYFAIFLFAVSQTSAQLRNERCFVCHGVKNFGIVEHGKFKSLYVSKEDFEASVHSKFACVSCHVDVRVIPHLTKPQRIHCLQCHFEGNVVGAPVTAKPEKYKESVHAKALAKGKNAPDCKDCHTVHYVRKPEDPNSSVYKTRIPELCGRCHETVKEEYYNSIHWAGIQKGELSSAVCSDCHREHDILPPEDPRSSLNPKNVVGTCDKCHSDVKLMKRVGVPVQNPEAYKESFHGIALKFGVVRAANCASCHEYHSVLPSRDPRSPIHPANLAKTCGKCHPRANENVAKGKFHVLPGERESGIVYYVYTFFKWFTLIVLIGLFTHIVLDLIGHIRRKRKKE